The following proteins are co-located in the Acinetobacter shaoyimingii genome:
- the tauC gene encoding taurine ABC transporter permease TauC — translation MVDKTQSTFAQVFHHYKSLLLSMTSVLVVLLVWYIITALELIPALFLPTPQAVWQKFLEVSNQGFMKATLWQHLAESISRVFLALIAAIVIGVPLGLWMGLNKWVRAVFDPLVELLRPVPPLAYLPLLVIWFGIGETTKVLLIFFSILTPIIISSTHGVLSHQLNRERAALSLGATRSQVIRHVILPTALPHILTGIRIGLGVGWSTLVAAELVAADRGIGFMVQSAAQFLITDTVILGIIVIAVVAVSFEFFLRWIQQQLSPWYGQQM, via the coding sequence ATGGTCGATAAAACACAATCAACATTTGCTCAAGTGTTTCACCATTATAAAAGTCTTTTATTGAGCATGACTAGCGTACTTGTAGTGCTGTTGGTGTGGTACATCATCACCGCATTAGAACTAATACCTGCATTGTTTTTACCTACGCCTCAAGCGGTATGGCAAAAATTCTTAGAAGTGAGCAATCAAGGATTTATGAAAGCAACCTTGTGGCAACATTTGGCTGAAAGTATTAGCCGTGTGTTTTTAGCTTTGATTGCAGCTATCGTGATTGGGGTGCCTCTAGGCTTATGGATGGGACTCAATAAATGGGTTCGAGCTGTGTTTGATCCATTGGTTGAGTTGCTCCGTCCAGTGCCTCCATTGGCTTATTTACCACTTTTGGTCATTTGGTTCGGGATTGGTGAAACCACAAAAGTGTTACTGATTTTTTTCTCGATTTTAACCCCCATTATTATTAGTTCGACACATGGTGTACTGAGTCATCAATTGAACCGTGAACGTGCGGCCTTGTCTTTAGGCGCGACACGTTCACAGGTGATTCGCCATGTGATTTTACCAACAGCATTACCGCATATTTTAACTGGGATTCGAATCGGACTGGGTGTCGGTTGGTCAACCTTAGTTGCTGCTGAATTGGTGGCAGCTGACCGTGGTATTGGCTTTATGGTGCAGTCAGCAGCGCAATTTTTAATCACTGATACTGTGATTTTAGGGATTATTGTCATTGCTGTAGTGGCAGTGAGTTTTGAGTTTTTCCTGCGCTGGATTCAGCAACAATTGTCGCCTTGGTACGGGCAACAAATGTAA
- the tauA gene encoding taurine ABC transporter substrate-binding protein: MSSKNKKPIFIVIAVIAVIAIFIFFQKNKSSESNTQSKASNSNQKAVVIGYQTGVDPSKVAQAEGSYEKDSQQSIEWKKFDAGSDVVNALASGDVDIGNIGTSPLAAATSRDLPIEVFFIASKLGSSEALVVSNKSGIQKPEDLVGKTIAVPFVSTTHYSLLSALKHWKIAEDQVKIINLRPPEISAAWERGDIDATYVWEPVLGKAKATGKVLVDSTQVGEWGSPTYDVWVVRKDFAKKNPEFLKSFVNTSIKQIDAYNKDPKAFENNAENIAKIAQLTGSDAKDIPLLLAGNVYLDRQQQFEIFSKAFAKNIFDTASFLKEQGKVDKVKDDYQDNVSTLFVQP, from the coding sequence ATGAGTTCTAAAAATAAGAAACCAATTTTTATTGTGATTGCGGTAATCGCTGTGATTGCCATTTTTATATTTTTCCAAAAAAATAAATCGTCAGAAAGCAATACTCAAAGTAAAGCCTCAAATTCAAATCAAAAAGCCGTGGTGATTGGATATCAAACTGGGGTTGATCCATCTAAAGTGGCACAAGCTGAAGGGTCATATGAAAAAGATAGTCAACAATCTATCGAATGGAAAAAATTCGATGCCGGTTCTGACGTTGTCAACGCCTTAGCTTCAGGCGATGTTGATATTGGCAATATTGGTACAAGTCCACTTGCAGCTGCAACCAGTCGTGATTTACCGATTGAAGTTTTTTTTATTGCATCAAAATTAGGCAGTTCTGAAGCCTTGGTGGTTAGCAATAAATCGGGTATTCAAAAACCTGAAGATTTAGTTGGCAAAACGATTGCTGTTCCTTTCGTATCTACCACACATTACAGTTTATTGTCTGCATTAAAACATTGGAAGATCGCTGAGGATCAAGTCAAAATTATTAATTTACGTCCGCCAGAAATTTCAGCAGCTTGGGAACGTGGTGACATTGATGCCACGTATGTATGGGAACCTGTTTTAGGCAAAGCAAAAGCGACAGGTAAAGTCCTGGTGGATTCAACCCAAGTCGGCGAATGGGGTTCTCCAACATACGATGTATGGGTAGTACGCAAAGATTTTGCCAAGAAAAATCCTGAATTTTTAAAATCATTTGTGAATACGTCAATTAAACAGATTGATGCATATAACAAAGATCCTAAAGCATTTGAAAACAATGCAGAAAATATTGCAAAAATTGCCCAACTTACAGGTTCAGATGCCAAAGATATTCCACTGCTTTTAGCTGGAAACGTCTATCTCGACCGTCAGCAACAATTCGAAATTTTCTCTAAAGCGTTTGCCAAAAATATTTTTGATACAGCAAGCTTCTTGAAAGAACAAGGCAAGGTTGACAAAGTGAAAGATGACTATCAAGACAACGTCAGTACCTTATTCGTACAACCTTAA
- a CDS encoding taurine ABC transporter ATP-binding protein: MSTLSAENLNLTFANQDIPVLQNLNLNIEESTLTVILGESGCGKTTLLNILAGFQKPSSGLVKIDDEILTEPDARRAVVFQDHALLPWLNVAENVGFALKLKGLKANLIEQKVAEILETVGLSHVAESNIWELSGGMKQRVGIARALVSHAPFIFLDEPFAALDAFTRESMQEFVLNLWIKEQKGFFLITHDIEEALLLSNQLVLMTARPGKIVETLNLDFAERYRQGEAIRSIKSDPKFIQLREDLFERLRDQKVQRVEELA, encoded by the coding sequence ATGAGCACATTAAGCGCAGAAAATTTAAACCTAACCTTTGCAAATCAAGACATACCTGTATTGCAAAACTTAAATTTGAATATTGAAGAGTCAACGCTCACTGTCATTTTAGGTGAGTCTGGATGTGGTAAAACCACGTTGTTAAATATTTTGGCAGGCTTTCAAAAACCAAGTTCAGGTTTAGTGAAAATTGATGATGAAATCTTAACTGAACCTGATGCACGTCGTGCCGTTGTTTTTCAGGATCATGCATTATTGCCATGGTTAAATGTCGCAGAAAATGTCGGATTTGCACTTAAATTGAAAGGCTTAAAAGCAAATTTGATTGAACAAAAAGTTGCTGAAATATTAGAGACAGTCGGTTTATCACATGTTGCCGAATCCAATATTTGGGAATTATCAGGCGGTATGAAGCAACGTGTTGGTATTGCACGTGCTTTAGTGAGTCATGCACCCTTTATTTTTCTAGATGAACCCTTTGCTGCATTAGATGCGTTCACACGTGAAAGCATGCAAGAGTTTGTCTTGAATTTATGGATCAAGGAGCAGAAAGGCTTTTTCTTAATCACACACGATATTGAAGAAGCGTTATTGCTTAGCAATCAATTGGTGCTAATGACAGCGCGACCTGGGAAAATTGTGGAAACGCTAAACCTCGATTTTGCTGAGCGTTATCGTCAAGGGGAAGCGATTCGCTCAATCAAATCTGATCCAAAATTCATTCAATTACGTGAAGATTTATTTGAACGTTTACGTGACCAAAAAGTTCAACGTGTGGAGGAACTTGCATGA